Genomic window (Gammaproteobacteria bacterium):
CGAGGCGCAGCACCAGTGCATGACCACGCGCGGCGTGCATCGCGCCAATGTGCGCATGGTCACGACGGAAATGCTCGGCGTGTTCCAGGATGACGACCGGTTCCGTGGCGAATTCCTCGCCGCGGCGGGCCGCTGAGGTGCTCCACGCATGAACCCGCGCATCGTCAGGACCATCGAGGATGCCAAGGCCCTGGTCGGGCAGGAGATCGGCGTATCCGACTGGGTACTGGTCGACCAGCAGCGCATCGACCGGTTCGCCGAGGCCACCGACGACCACCAGTGGATCCATGTCGATACCGCCCGCGCCCGCACCGAGATGCCCGGGGGCCAGACCATCGCGCATGGCTACCTGGTGCTCTCCCTGCTGCCGGCGCTGATGGACAAACTGGTGTCGATGCCGACCCTGCAGCGGGCCATCAACTATGGCCTCAACAAGGTGCGCTTCAAGAACCCCGTGCCCGCCGGCAGCCGCGTGCGCCTGCGCAGCGTGCTGCTTCAGGCGCAGAAGCGCGCCGGCGCCCTGCAGGTGATCCTCGAGAACACCATCGAGATCGAGGGCCAGGCCAAGCCGGCCTGCGTCGCCGAGGTCATCGCGCTCTACTTCCTCGACGGGTCCTGAGGCAGGCCAACCGCTTCCCGGCAGCGGCGGCAGCGATCCCGTGACCGGCAACGCCACATACAGCCCGGCTGTGGATCTCCTGGCGGCGCTGGCGGCGGGCAGCGTCAGCAGCGAGCAGCTGCTGCGGCGCGCGCTGGCGCGCATCGAGGAGATCAACCCGCGGTTCAACGCCATCGTCGCCCTCGATGCCCCGGGCGCCCTGGCCCGGGCCCGCGCCGCCGACCAGGTGCGCCGCGCGGGGCTGCCCCGCGGGCCACTGCACGGTCTGCCCATCACCGTGAAGGACTGCTTCGAGGTGGCCGGGTTTCCGGCGGTCAACGGCGCACCGGAGTGGCGCGACCATCGCCCGGAGCGTACCGCGCCCGCGGTGCAGCGGCTGGTCGATGCGGGTGCCATCGTCATCGGCAAGAGCAACGTGCCGCTGTACGCGCTGGACCTGCAGACCTTCAACGAAGTCTTCGGCACCACGCGCAATCCCTGGGACCCGGCGCGCACGCCGGGCGGCTCGAGCGGCGGCGCCGCCGTGGCGCTCGCCACCGGTGTCGTGCCGCTGGAGATCGGCAGCGATCTCGCCGGGTCGCTGCGCATCCCGGCGCATTTCACCGGCCTCTGTTCGCTGAAGCCGGGCTTCGGCGTCGTGCCGACCGCCGGCGTGCTCTCGCCGGTGCGCGGTGACCGCCGTCGTCCAGACCTGATGGTCGCCGGTCCGATGGCGCGCCGGGTTGCCGACCTGCGCCTGGCGCTCGACGTGCTGGCCGGCCCCGAAGCGCGCGACGCCGCCGGCTGGCGCCTGGCGCTGCCGCCCGCCCGCGACACGGCGCGCCGCCTGCGGGTGGCGGCCTGGCTCGACGATGCGCAGTGCCCGCCGGCGCCGGGCGTCGCCGCGGTGCTGGGCCGCGCGGTGTCGGCGCTGCGCGAGGCGGGGGTGGCGGTGGACGAAGCGGCGCGCCCGGATTTCGATCCGGCCGCGCACTTCCGCTGCTTCTTCCAGCTGATGTACGGCGAGATGAGCGCCGGATTCCCGGAGCCGGTGTTCCGTGCCTTCGCCGCTGCCGCGCGCCGCGTCGACCCCGCCGCGCCCTGGAGCCCGCTGGCGGCGATGCCGGCGGCCGTCACCCAGTCGCACCGCGAGTGGCTGCGCGCCTGCGAGGACCGCGAGCGGTATCGCGCGGCCTGGGAAGACTTCTTCTGCGACCACGACATCCTCATGACGCCGGTCGCGCCCGTCACCGCCTTGCCCCACGACCCGCGGCCCTTCGAACAGCGCAGCCTGAGCCTCGGCGGGCGCGAGGTGGCCTACATGCAGCAGGTGTTCTGGTGCGCGCTCGCCACCGTCACGGGGCTTCCCGCCGTGGTGGTGCCAGTCGGTCTCGATCCGCAGGGCTTGCCGGTGGGCGTGCAACTCATCGCGCCTCACCTGCACGAGTACACGGCGCTGGAGTGTGCCGCCCTGGTCGAGGAACTCTGCGGCGGCTTTCGCCCGCCGCCGGAGTGAACATAAGGTACCGAGTCGGGGGTGAAGTTGCTGCTGTTGCCGTCACGAAGCGGCTGGTCCGGCTTCACGGCGATTGCAACGCGGCATGATCCGGTTCAGTATCGATTGGTATAACCGTACCGGAGCCAACAACATGAAGAAGAATCTCTGCGGTATTGCCTTGCTCGCGACGATGAGTCTGACTGCGGCAGCTGTCCAGGCAGGCACGATCCTGCAGCCGGTTGCCGCCACGTCGGGCATGGGTAACTACAGTTCCCAATACCTGCCCTCGTTCGCCATCGACCAGTCTGGCCTGTTGCCGTCGGCTTATGTGTCAGGCGTCACCGACTTCGACGTCTACGTGCCGACTGCCTACACGACCCTGTCGTCGGGTGGCAGCGGCTTCAAGATCTGGTACTCGTCCACAGGCACGCTCACGGGTAACTTCGATTTCGACCTCGGCGGGCAGGCCCTCATCGAATCGCTTGCGCTCTGGAACGATCCGCAGTCCGCCGGCCAGGGCGTAAACAGCTTCAGCCTGTGGGCGGATGACAATTCGGCGTTCTCCTCGCCGACGCTGCTCGGCAATTTCACCGCTGTCGAGGGTCTTGGAAATGCCAACTATGCGCAGGTCTTCGGCTTCACACCGACGGCTGCGGCATACGTACGGATGACGATCCTGTCCAATCACGGCAGCACGTTCGTTACCGGAATTTCCGAGGCAGCCTTCGAGGTGGCGGCCGTTCCGGTTCCTGCCGCGGTCTGGCTGCTGGGCAGCGGCCTGGTGGGGCTGATTGGCCTGGGTCGCCGTCGCAGCCACTGACCGGCACACCTTGCCCGGATGATACGAAGACGGGCCCCGCCATGCGGGGCCCGGATCATTCTGCTCCCGGCCTGCTCAACCCTGCAGGCGCCCCATGATGGCGGCATGGGTCATGGCATCGGCCGCGACCAGCAGGTCCGCGGGTGCCTGGGGATCGAAATCATCGAAGAGGCTGACCGGGCTGCCGTCGAGGCGGGTGGCGCGGCCGCCGGCCTGCACGGCGATGAAGGCCGCAGCGCCCCAGTCGAGGCAATCGCCGTCCCGGCAGGCGAAGGCGGCCAGGCGGCCGCCGTAGATCTCGTTGAGATTGTCCAGGCCGCGGGCCGGGTCGTCGTCGCGCAGCAGGTCGAAGCAGGCGAACTCGCCGCGCAGGCGCTCATTGATCTCAGGTGTCTGGCAGGTGAGGCAGTGCCGCGCGCCGGGCCGGGTGTGCAGCGGCACCATGTCGTCGAGCCGCGGATGGCGGCGCTCGCCAGTGAGGGCGCCGCGCTCGCGCAGCGCCAGGTAGAAGCGGCCCCGTGCCGGCATGTAGCTGATGGCGGCGACGAGGCGGCCATGGTCGGCGATGCCGAGGAGGATGTCCCAGCCGGATCGCTGCTGGCGGTACAGGAAGGCGCCGTTCACCGGGTCGAGATGGACGGCGATCGCCGCATCGGCCGGGAAGTACTTCTGGTTGAGCGACCGCGCATGCTCCGCGCCGAAGAAGCGCAGCTGCGGGAAGCGCGCCAGGGTCGCCACCTCGATGAAGCTCTGCACCGAGGCGCCGGCATCGGCGCGCCCGGCGGACACAGGCTGGATGGCCAGGGCGTAGTCGCCGGCGGTGACCAGCAGGCCGAGCAGGTGGCCGACCATGTCATCGAGGGATGTGCTGCCCATGGCTGCATGCTCCGCGCAAACCCGGGTGCCGGCAGCGACCTTAGCACAGCCACCGCGGTGCGGCGTATACAATGCCCGTCACCATCGCCACCCCGCGTGCCCCATGGACCAGGCGCTCCAGGACCTCATCAGTCTGCTCGAGCTCGAACAGCGCGGCGAGAACCGGTTCCGCGGCCAGAGCCGCGACACCGGTCTGCCACAGGTGTTCGGCGGCCAGGTGCTGGCCCAGGCGCTCGCCGCGGCCAGCTGCACCGTCAGCGGGCGCCGCGTCCACTCGCTGCACGCCTATTTCCTCAGGCCAGGGGATGCGGCCACGCCGATCGACTACGAGGTGGACCGCGCGCGCGATGGCGGCAGCTTCACCAGCCGGCGCGTGGTCGCCGTCCAGCACGGCGAGCAGATCTTCAACCTGGCAGCGTCCTTCCAGGCAGCGGAGGCGGGCCTGGAGCACCAGGCGCAGATGCCCGACGTCCCGCACCCGGACCAGCTGAGCGACATCCGCGAGCTGGCGGAGGGGCTCGGTGTCGTGCCCACGCCGCGCATCCGCCGCGTGCTCGCCTCGCGGCGGGCATTCCGCGTCAAGCCGGTCTACCCGGAGCATTTCCTGGTCTCGCAGCCGTTCCCGCCGGTGAAGCGCGTGTGGATGAAGGCGACCGACAGCCTCCCCGATGCCCCGCTTCTCCACGACGTGCTGCTCGCC
Coding sequences:
- a CDS encoding MaoC family dehydratase; translated protein: MNPRIVRTIEDAKALVGQEIGVSDWVLVDQQRIDRFAEATDDHQWIHVDTARARTEMPGGQTIAHGYLVLSLLPALMDKLVSMPTLQRAINYGLNKVRFKNPVPAGSRVRLRSVLLQAQKRAGALQVILENTIEIEGQAKPACVAEVIALYFLDGS
- a CDS encoding amidase, which gives rise to MTGNATYSPAVDLLAALAAGSVSSEQLLRRALARIEEINPRFNAIVALDAPGALARARAADQVRRAGLPRGPLHGLPITVKDCFEVAGFPAVNGAPEWRDHRPERTAPAVQRLVDAGAIVIGKSNVPLYALDLQTFNEVFGTTRNPWDPARTPGGSSGGAAVALATGVVPLEIGSDLAGSLRIPAHFTGLCSLKPGFGVVPTAGVLSPVRGDRRRPDLMVAGPMARRVADLRLALDVLAGPEARDAAGWRLALPPARDTARRLRVAAWLDDAQCPPAPGVAAVLGRAVSALREAGVAVDEAARPDFDPAAHFRCFFQLMYGEMSAGFPEPVFRAFAAAARRVDPAAPWSPLAAMPAAVTQSHREWLRACEDRERYRAAWEDFFCDHDILMTPVAPVTALPHDPRPFEQRSLSLGGREVAYMQQVFWCALATVTGLPAVVVPVGLDPQGLPVGVQLIAPHLHEYTALECAALVEELCGGFRPPPE
- a CDS encoding acyl-CoA thioesterase II, producing the protein MDQALQDLISLLELEQRGENRFRGQSRDTGLPQVFGGQVLAQALAAASCTVSGRRVHSLHAYFLRPGDAATPIDYEVDRARDGGSFTSRRVVAVQHGEQIFNLAASFQAAEAGLEHQAQMPDVPHPDQLSDIRELAEGLGVVPTPRIRRVLASRRAFRVKPVYPEHFLVSQPFPPVKRVWMKATDSLPDAPLLHDVLLAYVSDYDLISTATLPHGLHASFSGLQMASLDHAMWFHRPARMDQWLLFDLESPNASGGRGMALGRVFSEDGVLVASLAQEGLIRLRRPRT